The genomic DNA GATATCGTACTTTTATCAGAGGGAATATTAATACCATAAATCCTCTCATACagcagaaaaatacaattaGCACCGGggaaaaaatcaacaaaaagatGGAAATGGATTGTGTTTGCAGGACGACAAAATTGAAGTTAAAGAGCAGACAAAGGGAAATATTACTGGTGTGATCTTACTGTGAAATCAAAGagaatattaatggatgaaaagTAAATAGTTaccattttaatttaaagcttCCCACCCCATGAAGTGTATCGCTCCCCCCCAGTTACCACGAGTAGTTTATTACAGGATCACATGTGCTTAGTTTGTCTTTGTATCCAGATTATAACATGTTCAGAAGCTTCTTTTGTGTCCTCTCTTTTTTCACAATTACTTTTCTAGGTTATTATTGTTTCCTCTGAAATCCTTGTTACTCGTGTGTTCCTTATTGTTCTTGTTCTCTCTCATTAAAGCCTTAAAGTATGAAGTATTTTATTGATACAGTGGAATTACAGCTCGAATCCCCGGCTTTATTCTAAATGACATTAAGTCTGGAGCTTTGAGGTCTGCGTTTGACAAATCACACCAAAACTACGAGGTTCACTGCAGCCCGACAAAGCTCCTTAACTACAACAAGTTCATTCCAGCTGTTTGGATTATTTAATTGTCGACAAACGGGCTCACATCTCAATATCAGCATCAAAGTCGATGCACTTCTCAGGCTGGTTGTAGTGACACTGATCTGAAGCAGGGATTACTGTGCCCCCTCTTGGTTGTAAATCAGCACTGCATTATTATCACTCAAAGAGCTCCACAGAGAGATGTCAGTGAGATGACGGCCGCACTGGTGTGATTGTTTGAGTGATTAGTCAAACTCCACTTAGATCATTGTTTTTGCATTATAGCGTTCATTTCTTTCATTGTATGGAGTCAGGGTGCGTCTGTGAAGGAGCAGTCGCTGGTGACAAATTAACTGCAGGGATTGTGTCAGTTTGTCACAGCACTGAATCTGACACGTCGAGCATTCATCCCAAAGCAGAGCCGCTCCCCAACCCCACCTCCGCCCTATTTCAGGATTCTGCGATAAGAAAGGAATAAAGACAAATGAGAGCGAGAGCTCATCTGTCATCTTtctcagcagattttttttgtacacctatgagtctggttctgctcgaggtttctgcctaaAAGGAAGTTGTTCAAGGACTTGACCTTTGGAGGATTATTGTTTGGCTACTTTAAAGAAGGAAGCAGAGTACAGTTCTGACCTGATCTTTACAAGGAGAGTCAAAAGATCActtttcttttgatttctttataaataagaATTGATTGAGTTAATAGCAAATTATGAGGAATAAGGAGTTGGTTTCAAATCTTTCATTGTGTCctttaagcagcagcagcagaaaagttAGACCAGAGAAATTTAAGGGAATTTAAGAGCATGCAGCTCCTTTTTGGACGTCTATTTTTTtccttgtgtttgtatttttagcgCCTCTTTAAGTCCGTCTTCCCTcaactggggggaaaaaaaaggcctgCGTGTTTGGGCGTTTACAGGATCAAAGAAGAGGTAAAATATCATTTCCATAACATTTGAACCAGTTAACCACCAGCACAATGCAGATAAACACTACTGTAAGCGTCTGACAACGCCAATGAGGCAGGAACTCTGTGATTTGCCGCTCCGCCAAAGAGGAGGGAAGCGAGCGCAAACATGGAGGAGGCCAAGGGGTCAACTGTGCTCTCCCTGCATCCCTTTCCAAGCGGAGCCCTCGAGCGCTGGTGGTGTTTTAGGCAAGCGTACCTCACTTTGGGGGGAGGCCTGATGGATGCCGTTCCCAAGGTGAATGGAAAGAATAGCATTAAGCTGCACCACACCGCCCGGAGAGAGCTACACCGCTTTGGGTGATTCATCTATTGATTATTTCTACCCAAGCATGGAGGtgccatgtaaacacacatatatTAGTAGTCTACAATGCACATGTGCGCCCCGGACGCACATGTAGACACGGTGGATCCAGTGAAGCACGCCCCGGGCCTACTCACTGTTTTATAATCAGATTCCGACTTCTTGCAGCTCGTGGGCATCTTCAAACCAGCGGGTGGATGAATCTGATGGAGAACTAAATAGAGATGAATGAAGAGAtaaaggaataaataaatgagaaatgtgCATTACCGCTTTTTGTGTGGGCCTTATTTGGCTATTGATTTAagccgatgtgtgtgtgtgtgtgtgtgtgtgtgtgtgtgtgtgtgtgtgtgtgtgtgtgtgtgtgtgtgtgtgtgtgtgtgtgtgtgtgtgtgtgtttttggtatGTGTACTTGCAGTAGGTTTTAGTTTGTGGGCAAAGAAATAAGATTCtgtgttttacaaaatgagcagaattttaaaaaaattgagcagaattttgtttgaaaagaggGATGGTCTATGACTTTGTGTGTAATTCAAAGAAACATATTCAATTTCAACTTCCATGAGTTTGACATGATGGAGATTATGAAGACGGCCATTTCTTTTCAGTAAACTCTAGACTTTATTTAAACCGCTCCTACAGAGGACATGTATGAtctcttcctgtttgactttgtttttatcGTATGATCGTGTGCATCCTGTGCTCttctgtctgtttattgttgtgctTGTTTGGTCCTGTCTTATGCATCTGTTGTTCGGTTTGATGGATTTTAAAGGCCCGTCTAGGGACGGCCATTAAATTCTGTTAGGGAGTGGTGGTGGTTGACTTGCTCGGTACTTttcccaaaataaataaacatgaaataaatcatacatacatttttgtGAGTTCAAGTGAAACaatttgaataaatataaaaacacttattttaagactttttagATCAGCCGCCCAcgctctttgttttcatgttaattAGTGACTGGTAGTGTTGGGTCTGTAAAAAATTTTGTGGATTAGATGAAGGCAAATTAATAACTAAGaaaattgtcattttgaaactattgttaaatcattttgaacttttgaaTGTCTATATTTGAAATGCTTCACTGTGTGGCATTGCTTATATCCAtgtcttttaaatgttgattcttTAGCTCCTCACTAGCTTTCATTCCCAAACAGACTTTCTATTAAACTGGAAAGAAAAATATCCTAACACAAATTTTTTTCCAGTCAAATATCCTGTTAGCTATTGAAATCTTTCCACAGacattataatatatatatatatatatatatatataatgtgtaTATACTCTGTAGAGTGAACAGAGTGGAGCTAATGTCTAATGCtgtgtttaattttttaatatGTTAATAATTTCTTTATTATGTTATTAGTTTTATTCTGAGTCATAAGAGGGGCCGCCTCTTGTTGGTgggtatattttttttaaattgtagcAGTGGTAGGATTAAGGtctgtggatttaaaaacactaaacacaTTTTACCTGGCTGTCTCAGATCGTATTTCATCACCTGCACATGTTTATTAAAAGTATGCAACACAATTTGAGCCCAAAACAaatctctgtttctttgtctctcctgCTCGTTCATTTCTGTTCATGAGTTTACGCGTGACATAAGCTTGGAAAATAGCTGTGACCAGACCCTccctgtgttcaggtgtgtatgtttgcagtcattagtttgtttttaacccGGGATGAGTTCATGTGACTGAAGTGTCCTCCAGGATTTAAAAACACCGTGCTCGTTCAGCTCGTCTCCTGAGACGGTAATCATCCAAACGTCTTTGTGTAAACGTCTGTTTTTGTTCAAAGGTTCACCCGTGCTGATAGCCTCTGGATTATAAATGTACATGACAGACTAGCATTTCATGTTACACCGGATTATGGATCTGGCGTTCTTTTGTCAGCATAATCAGGAACATCGCCGCTCAGGTTGAAATTCAACCTTTCATCGCTAAAAACGGATAATGCCAGAGTTGTCACTAACGTTGGATATCATTGCTTTGGGCAGGAGAAGAGCTCATCTCCTGCATGTTTCTTATtccacagacttttttttctttcttttttttaaacgttagACGTGGCTCTCTCCCTTAGGGGCGGTAATGGCATTCTCCATGACAACGGCAGTGTGACACGGCTGTGCCCTTGAGGGCCGGGCGCCCCCTCTGGGGGGAGCGCCGCGGAAACACGACAGGGTCAACGGTCACCTCCCATCATCCACCAGCAACCcgtcctcccctctctctctctctctctctcttcaggtggagcaagagagagaaagagagagagaaagaaagtcttAAAGCGAGCCCACTCAGTCCAGGCCTGGCAAACGTGGAGCTTTAGCCACAGGCGGTTCTGGCTAGGTCTCTAGCTCCTTGCTGTTCCTCCAAGGCCAGGGCTGGATCAATACATATAGTAGTGCGGATTCTTTTGGCACCCAAGTATAGCTATGCAGTATTGCCCCGAGGTATGGGTCCGTTAAAGACataagagtgtgtgcatgtgagcaAAGTGGACTGAGTTTATTCAGGAAGGTGTCGAGATGCTTGGCATAAAACTGATGCTTCCGACaaggatgttttttatttattttgttgctttaaattcaGGACATTCGCATGTCTGcaataatgtatttttgttattttaaaaagatgttgaGCTATGGACAGAGGATGACCTTTGTGTAGACATTTAAGCACGATGAATTAGAATCATTTTTCATGCAAGTTAATTTATGATTCCTGAGTAAACAGAAAatcatatttacatttctattaAATGTGACACTTGTGATAAATCCAGCACAACTCATATAGAGGAAAACACCTAACAGATGGATATTACAAGTGTTTTCATTTAGAAACAATACTCTACTGCCACCTGGTGGCGATAAAGCATTACAATCTGAAACAGAGTTCATGAGTTTTACAGCATTCTTCACATcttacagaataaaaaaataaatcctggcACAAATATAGAGACGTATTATTCCAGTGTCTTTTGTTTCACgcaaagttacaaaaaaataagttcTCACGTCAGCGTTATGTCCGCCTTGGCACATCTTGAATGAAAAGTCAAAaggaagtaaagaaaaaacaggacATTGTCAGTTCAACAATTCATGTCCTGTACATTTGGCGTCTTtgacaaacagaaatatttatgtTCAACCCGTGAACATCGAGTCAAACGTAAAAAGAGACATCGCTGTGTCTTGAGAAATAAAAAcgagagaagaaataaaaacagcaagcAAATGAGTTGCTTCTTGTCAGAATTGACGCACGTCTTTTTGGGGGGAATTCTTCAGCTGACCTTTTGATTTGAGCTACCTGGAGGTCACATGCAGAGTCTGGTGTCCTTAATCCACTTTGAACCTTCACCCTCACCCTAAAACAAAAACTTCCATTCAGAGACGTGGGAGGAAGCCGGTCAGGCACCTGCAGCAGAGCGGAGGAAACAAACAAGTATGTTTACATCCAATCTTTCCTCTATAGCAGGAATTCATGAACAGAAATTCtttgacagacagacatttaGAAATATATTTATCACGCATTCAGTGTCTCCATGTCAGATAGTTTCAATGTTAAGAAAGCCTGGACATACTGCTTTAGTCTGCTTTGACTATTTCAACTTCTGTGTAACATTCAATAATCGTGTATTAAAAAGTTTCCATAGAAACAAAGAACCGAGATGTGTCCTTTGGATATACAGTACAACGGCAAATCAATGACTTGATATATTTAGAAATCTCATTTTCAAGTCTGCATAATGATTATTTATCTTCATGTAGAGCAGTAGTACTCTTTATAACTCTATGTATACGTTGACAACATTTTCACCAAGAAgaagcattttcaaaatgatcagGTGGATAAAGAACCTATTTTTCAGCTTCACAGACAAATTTAAGTTTTTCTACTTATCATGATGATTTCTCTGTTATTTTGTGAAATTTTGTCTCCAAGTTTTCTACTGAAATAGAGCACAGGATGCATATGATGCTGCTCTGTGGTTATGCTTTAATGTCAGTAATTACTCTGTGGGCTGTTACAGCTGATCAGTGTGTATtgtgagaaattctgtttatttgatggattgccccttgagatgaaccatctcgtTTTTCGAGGGGGTCCAAATTGAAATTGTTGGTCAGTGTTACTCACCGTACTGGTATATGGACCTGGGCGATGAGGGAAGTGTGCTGTTTGGACCACTGGGAGCCTGAGGGCCGAAACTCTTCCCGTGGCTCTGGGTGTGGGACCTCTGCACCGCCAACGCCACCGCCTGCGCAAACCTGGACGGGGCTGCGCTGGTCTCGTCATCGGGTCTCTGTGCAGCTGCAGACATGTAAGCCGAGGATGAAGTGGGCACACTCTGATGCTCCTCACTGGGTGTATTCATTTGCCCGTTAGAGGTCAGATTTGATGGTGAAGAGGAATTTGTAGCTTCTTTTTTGTCCACTTCTATGTCTTCATTAAAGaaaacaggtggaggaggagaagggaaacagtcctcctctgcttcctcctctgcttcctcctctgcttcctcctctgcttcctcctctacttcctcctctacttcctcctcATTGGTGTTTGAACCACCATGGTCTGAGTCTGATCTCACAGACTCTGTACTGGGGCTTAGAAGTAGTCCCCCCTCATCCTCAGGGTGAATCTGAGCTTCACTGGGAaattcttctgcttcttcttgcACCTCAGACGTCGCTTCAGGTTCTTCTTCTGCCTTCCTTTCAAAGGTCTCTCCAACCTCAGATGGCGTTGAGATTTGACAATCCAGATATTTGTCAAAATCAAGTGGATTTGGAAGAGAGTGAGAAGAACGTTCTGGACTTGACGAAGATGTTTCGGCCTGTGATTCGTCCAAATATCTTGGATCCTCCTCTTTCTCAGTTGGATCCTTGATGACCTCTTGAGACGCTTCACTCTTTTGGATTTCTTCTAACGTTATCTGCTCTGGAACTTTCAGGATGATTTCTCCATTTGTCAACCTCTGCTTCCTGGATGGAACCACTTTAAACGTGGTCAGCATCCTCCTCTCAATTGGATCCTCCCACTCAGACTCAGCGGTGAGGTCGGACGTTAAATCAGGTTCCAGTTCTACGCGGTCAAGACCGTTTTCTGAGCGTCTGTGAGTCATTGTAATAAAGGAGGAGCTACTGTTTGAATTTGGTAACGTGCTAGAACTACTGAAACGTTTCATCAGCGCTCCTTTGCTGATAGAGGACGTCAACACTTTGGCCAGAGCACAGCGGGCTTCTGATAGGTCTTTCCCTCGAAATGAAGGCAGATGCTCGCCCACGTCTTGGAGATGAGGCAGCGACGGTCGTGAGAAGGATGAGGATGAGCGTGAGTGTGATGGTAGgggtgatgaagatgaggaatATGAGAGGGTTATAGAGTCTGACTCGTCACTTTCTCCCAGCTCAGCCAAAGGACGCAGGGAGTCAAGAGTCCCTGGAGAAACAGGAAAGATTTAGTGGCAAGGAAACTGATCGGAGAGGTTTTTtcagaatttcaacattgatcCCAAACATATCCAAAAAGCTtagaaacatacattttaaatatttgttcacttttttttatttgaataagaaaaatgctgattaataaaataaaaacttgtacAGATTTGTTtaagcagaaataaagaaaagaaagatcaGAGACcccaaatcaaacaaaaaaaaaaaggaaaaacatgaatataaaagAGGCAGAACAATGAAGCAGGTATcgaaacaaacaataacacagaGAAGACAAATATTGAAGTTTTAAAAAGAGCGCTTGAACCTCGTCAAACATCTGACAGCATCAGTTACTTTTCATTACTTTACACGTTACTTTCGATTTGGTTTGGAAAGGCACGACAAAAAGTTTACAAAGCCTCATGATTTCAAAggaaacacacataaaaaaagataaaaacttgAGACAAAATAAGAAAGTTACAGCAGAATATAGGACAGAACAACAATAtaagcaaacaacaaaaacaacaagataaataaatagtGTTTAAGTGCAGCAGGCGACAGGGACACACATTTCCATAAAAAGCCACTAAGACGGGataggaggaagaagaggccaacacaggaggaggacggagaggaggaagaggggtcgattaaggaggagaggaaagagacagcagcagcagcagcagcccttCAATCAATCACCCCCTTCAGGTAACACAGAGTCTGTAAGCagggaggagaaaacaaaagcagccgTTTTCAGTCTACAGGTcgcaaaaacacaacaccttTCAGCCCCgatcacacatgcactgcacgcAGCAGGTAATG from Labrus mixtus chromosome 24, fLabMix1.1, whole genome shotgun sequence includes the following:
- the cobll1a gene encoding cordon-bleu protein-like 1 gives rise to the protein MDEQVNPLDRDHSLSVVLPCGLEKHATVHGSKPVMDLLVTLCASYHLNPSDYTVEFLSPNKNNIRFKPNSPIGSLEAETIVLKPKGIEEKIRRPYMPEPSVRLLINYNKSHKAVVRVNPKVPLELLLPVVCDKCEFKVETTVLLRNSQSKEPLDLTKSLDGHSLREVFAKDTAVEHQHRSKTPETAVTPAEVITPPPLQDLPKTEKKQKENNGFLSLFRMRKKKPQTEGTGSAPASPGLKVGVSGNVQSVSSSSFNTLTTDMPKKRRAPQPPVGASQSIPNNLATCHLRGAQRSAESTLRSTKRRAPPPPCTNNHQELQAHTEVKGTLDSLRPLAELGESDESDSITLSYSSSSSPLPSHSRSSSSFSRPSLPHLQDVGEHLPSFRGKDLSEARCALAKVLTSSISKGALMKRFSSSSTLPNSNSSSSFITMTHRRSENGLDRVELEPDLTSDLTAESEWEDPIERRMLTTFKVVPSRKQRLTNGEIILKVPEQITLEEIQKSEASQEVIKDPTEKEEDPRYLDESQAETSSSSPERSSHSLPNPLDFDKYLDCQISTPSEVGETFERKAEEEPEATSEVQEEAEEFPSEAQIHPEDEGGLLLSPSTESVRSDSDHGGSNTNEEEVEEEVEEEAEEEAEEEAEEEAEEDCFPSPPPPVFFNEDIEVDKKEATNSSSPSNLTSNGQMNTPSEEHQSVPTSSSAYMSAAAQRPDDETSAAPSRFAQAVALAVQRSHTQSHGKSFGPQAPSGPNSTLPSSPRSIYQYGA